Proteins found in one Muntiacus reevesi chromosome 2, mMunRee1.1, whole genome shotgun sequence genomic segment:
- the LOC136159317 gene encoding prostaglandin F synthase 1-like, whose amino-acid sequence MDPKRQKVKLNDGHFIPVLGFGTYAPEEVAKMEALEFTPFAIEVGFRHIDCAHFYQNEEQVGQAIQSKIADGTVKREDIFCTSKLWCTSFRPELVQPALEKSLKSLQLDYVDLFIIHFPLALKPGKELLPKDENGKLIFDSVDLCHTWEALERCKDAGLTKSIGVSNFNHKQLEKILNKPGLKYKPVCNQVECHPYLNQSKLLDFCKSHEIVLVAYAALGSQRVKEWVNPNHPVLLEDPVLSAIAQKHKKTAALVALRYQIQRGVVVLAKGNNKKWIKENIQVFDFELTPEDMKAIDGLNRNIRYYEIPLGVGQPGYPFSEEY is encoded by the exons ATGGATCCCAAACGACAGAAGGTGAAACTTAATGATGGCCACTTCATTCCTGTCCTGGGATTTGGAACCTATGCACCTGAAGAG GTTGCTAAAATGGAAGCTCTGGAATTCACCCCATTCGCTATAGAGGTTGGGTTCCGCCATATTGACTGTGCTCATTTTTACCAAAATGAAGAGCAGGTTGGCCAGGCCATTCAAAGCAAGATTGCAGATGGCACTGTGAAGAGAGAAGACATATTCTGCACTTCAAAG CTTTGGTGCACTTCCTTTCGACCAGAGTTGGTCCAACCAGccttggaaaagtcactgaaaaGTCTTCAACTGGACTATGTTGAtctctttattattcattttccaCTGGCTCTGAAG CCAGGGAAGGAATTACTTCCAaaagatgaaaatggaaaactgATATTTGACTCAGTGGATCTCTGTCACACGTGGGAG GCCCTCGAGAGGTGTAAAGATGCAGGGCTGACCAAGTCTATCGGGGTGTCCAACTTCAACCACAAGCAGCTGGAGAAGATCCTGAACAAGCCAGGGCTCAAGTACAAGCCCGTCTGCAACCAG GTGGAATGTCACCCTTATCTGAACCAGAGCAAACTGTTGGATTTCTGCAAGTCACATGAAATTGTTCTTGTTGCCTATGCTGCTCTGGGATCCCAACGAGTAAAAGAATG GGTGAACCCGAACCACCCCGTTCTCCTGGAGGATCCGGTTCTCTCTGCCATTGCCCAAAAGCACAAGAAAACGGCAGCTCTGGTTGCCCTTCGCTACCAGATACAACGTGGGGTTGTGGTTCTGGCCAAGGGTAACAACAAGAAGTGGATCAAAGAGAACATACAG GTGTTTGACTTCGAACTGACTCCAGAAGACATGAAAGCAATCGATGGCCTCAACAGAAATATAAGATATTATGAAATTCCACT TGGTGTTGGTCAGCCCGGCTATCCATTTTCTGAAGAATATTGA